In Rhodoligotrophos defluvii, a genomic segment contains:
- the rpsU gene encoding 30S ribosomal protein S21 produces MQVLVRDNNVEQALKALKKKMQREGVFREMKLRNHYEKPSEKRAREKAEAVRRARKLARKRAQREGLLPAKGKAR; encoded by the coding sequence GTGCAAGTTCTCGTACGTGATAACAACGTCGAACAGGCTCTCAAAGCGCTCAAGAAGAAGATGCAGCGCGAAGGGGTCTTCCGTGAGATGAAGCTCCGGAATCACTACGAGAAGCCATCCGAGAAGCGTGCTCGCGAGAAGGCAGAGGCGGTGCGCCGCGCGCGCAAGCTGGCCCGCAAGCGTGCCCAGCGCGAAGGCCTGCTGCCAGCCAAAGGCAAGGCCCGCTGA
- a CDS encoding 5-(carboxyamino)imidazole ribonucleotide synthase, whose amino-acid sequence MTISPLPPGSTIGILGGGQLGRMLALAAAELGLRCHIYCPDPDSPAFDVAYRSTCAAYDDEVALDEFVRNVDRVTYEFENVPHGTVAFLAARVPVLPGEKALRITQDRLHEKRFVSELGFETAHFLPVDRAADLANALDALGYPAILKTRRFGYDGKGQVTIRPGDDLAGAWTAIGAQDAILEAVVPFAMECSVVVARGGDGTIAAYDITENRHENHILKTSTVPAGVSLASAAEARRIGARIAAALDYVGVLAVELFVVRDAAGEHLLVNEIAPRVHNSGHWTQDGCVVSQFGQHMRAVAGWPLGSTKRHSDVEMTNLIGQEVEQWAGLAARAELAVHLYGKTAARPGRKMGHVNRISPRRDQPAEE is encoded by the coding sequence GTGACGATTTCTCCCCTCCCACCGGGCAGTACCATCGGGATTCTGGGCGGTGGGCAGCTTGGCCGCATGCTGGCCCTGGCTGCCGCCGAGCTGGGGCTGCGCTGCCACATTTATTGCCCGGATCCGGATAGCCCGGCGTTCGACGTGGCCTACCGCTCGACCTGTGCCGCTTATGACGACGAGGTGGCGCTCGACGAGTTCGTACGGAATGTGGATCGGGTGACCTACGAGTTCGAGAACGTGCCGCACGGCACGGTGGCCTTTCTCGCGGCGCGTGTGCCGGTGCTGCCAGGGGAAAAGGCGCTGCGCATCACCCAGGACCGGCTGCACGAGAAACGGTTCGTGAGCGAGCTGGGCTTCGAAACGGCGCATTTCCTGCCTGTCGATCGCGCGGCCGACCTCGCCAATGCTCTTGATGCGCTTGGCTATCCCGCCATCTTGAAGACGCGCCGCTTCGGCTATGACGGCAAGGGCCAAGTGACCATCCGTCCCGGCGATGACCTGGCGGGCGCGTGGACGGCAATCGGCGCGCAGGATGCGATTCTGGAGGCGGTGGTGCCATTCGCGATGGAATGCTCGGTGGTGGTGGCGCGCGGGGGCGATGGAACGATCGCTGCCTATGACATCACCGAGAACCGCCATGAGAACCATATTCTCAAGACATCGACGGTGCCGGCTGGGGTGAGCCTGGCCAGTGCTGCCGAAGCCCGGCGAATCGGCGCGCGCATCGCAGCCGCGCTCGACTATGTGGGCGTGCTGGCGGTGGAGCTGTTTGTGGTGCGGGACGCGGCAGGCGAGCATCTCCTGGTCAACGAGATCGCGCCGCGGGTGCACAATTCAGGGCACTGGACGCAGGACGGCTGCGTGGTCTCGCAGTTCGGTCAGCATATGCGGGCGGTGGCCGGCTGGCCGCTAGGCTCGACCAAGCGCCACAGCGACGTGGAGATGACGAATCTGATCGGGCAGGAGGTGGAGCAATGGGCCGGCCTTGCGGCGCGCGCTGAACTGGCCGTTCACCTCTATGGCAAGACAGCTGCCCGCCCCGGCCGCAAGATGGGCCATGTGAACCGGATCAGCCCGCGGCGCGATCAGCCGGCAGAGGAATAG
- the purE gene encoding 5-(carboxyamino)imidazole ribonucleotide mutase yields the protein MGAVEPQVAIIMGSQSDWATMKHAADLLGTLGVGHEARIISAHRTPERLYQFAKSARGRGFKVIIAGAGGAAHLPGMTASLTSLPVFGVPIESKALQGQDSLLSIVQMPAGIPVGTLAIGRAGAINAALLAASVLALGDPALAGRLDAWRQAQSEAVGEFPQDES from the coding sequence ATGGGTGCCGTCGAGCCGCAAGTCGCGATCATCATGGGCAGCCAGTCAGATTGGGCGACCATGAAGCACGCCGCCGATCTGCTCGGTACACTCGGAGTGGGTCACGAAGCCCGCATCATCTCGGCCCACCGCACACCCGAGAGGCTTTACCAGTTCGCGAAAAGCGCGCGCGGCCGCGGCTTCAAGGTGATCATTGCGGGGGCGGGCGGGGCGGCTCACCTGCCCGGCATGACCGCATCCTTGACCAGCCTGCCGGTTTTCGGAGTGCCAATCGAATCAAAGGCATTGCAGGGGCAGGACAGTCTCCTGTCGATCGTGCAGATGCCTGCGGGCATTCCGGTCGGCACACTGGCGATCGGTCGCGCCGGTGCGATCAACGCCGCCTTGCTCGCCGCAAGCGTGCTGGCGCTCGGCGATCCGGCGCTGGCAGGCCGTCTGGACGCGTGGCGGCAGGCGCAAAGCGAGGCGGTTGGCGAGTTTCCGCAGGACGAGAGCTGA
- a CDS encoding YdcH family protein, which translates to MDGLPDTLEQRLAALREQHRDLDAAIASLESGLSQDQLRLRRLKKQKLMLKDEITRLEDQLIPDIIA; encoded by the coding sequence ATGGACGGCCTGCCAGATACTCTCGAACAGCGCCTTGCTGCCCTGCGTGAACAGCACAGAGACCTTGACGCCGCGATCGCCAGCCTCGAATCGGGTCTGTCGCAGGATCAGCTCCGGTTGCGCCGCTTGAAAAAGCAGAAGCTCATGCTCAAAGACGAGATCACCCGGCTGGAGGATCAGCTCATCCCGGACATCATTGCCTGA
- a CDS encoding YdcH family protein, giving the protein MSLRSHLEELVNKHRTLDSKIHAAEACPSMDGLKVLELKKEKLRLKDEISRIQAQLAQPH; this is encoded by the coding sequence ATGTCCCTTCGCAGCCATCTGGAGGAACTGGTGAACAAGCATCGTACCCTTGACAGCAAGATCCATGCTGCGGAAGCGTGCCCATCCATGGATGGCTTGAAAGTCCTTGAGCTCAAAAAAGAAAAGCTGCGATTGAAGGACGAGATCAGCCGAATTCAGGCGCAGCTTGCACAACCCCATTGA